A region from the Achromobacter seleniivolatilans genome encodes:
- a CDS encoding terminase large subunit, which yields MGSAAARDYVGIATKYAQAAVADKGRKKHGRWIRLAAKRFLDDLKRARRRGTEFFFDEWHANDACDFIEKLPHVEGKWETPTIVMHPSHIFFVVQLFGFRRREAIAVEGWGDDNTFHPRRFTSALFAVARKNAKSTLASAILLYCLCCEPEEGAQVISAATTFDQASIIFRASKRMVEKTPDLAEAFGLATWAKSISRFETGSSYKAVHAKASTQDGLNPSHTGLDEIHAHKTADLLNVLQSAAGARANPLWLFTTTEGYTNAGPWAEIRAFVFALLRGVLGTQADHFLALFYALDNEDKSAKITQDDEFDESKWIKANPLLDVNPHLKAAIRKEAVEAKQMPSKLAEFRIKRCNRPASTASGWVDLTKWAKCGGAVDLDWLAGYPCWGGLDLASTTDIAAFRLLWLVDGVWYTHGWRWVPTEAVKQRTERATVPYAGWVEAGYLLPTEGDVTDYSVIERDILAAVQRFDPQQIAYDSWNASDLVNRLVAASVPMVQFVQGTKSYHPAMQALELAYVGGKLVHGGDPVLTWCASNLVARRDVNLSMAPDRKRSADKIDDMAALLMAMGLAVATDDGEDLSDFFRNAVIG from the coding sequence ATGGGAAGCGCCGCAGCGCGTGATTATGTCGGCATCGCCACCAAGTACGCACAGGCGGCGGTGGCCGACAAGGGCCGCAAGAAGCACGGGCGTTGGATACGTCTTGCGGCGAAACGATTCCTGGATGATCTGAAACGGGCAAGGCGTCGCGGCACGGAATTCTTCTTCGACGAGTGGCACGCGAACGACGCATGCGATTTCATCGAAAAGCTGCCGCACGTCGAAGGCAAGTGGGAAACTCCCACCATCGTCATGCACCCGAGCCACATTTTTTTCGTGGTTCAGCTGTTCGGTTTCCGGCGGCGCGAGGCAATCGCGGTCGAGGGCTGGGGTGACGACAACACATTCCATCCCCGGCGCTTCACGTCGGCGCTGTTCGCGGTGGCGCGAAAGAACGCCAAGAGCACGCTTGCCTCAGCGATCCTGTTGTACTGCCTGTGCTGCGAGCCAGAAGAGGGCGCGCAGGTTATCAGCGCGGCAACTACCTTCGACCAGGCCAGCATCATCTTCCGCGCCTCGAAGCGCATGGTGGAAAAAACGCCGGACTTGGCAGAAGCCTTCGGCCTAGCCACATGGGCGAAGTCCATCAGCCGCTTCGAGACGGGCAGCAGCTACAAGGCGGTTCACGCCAAGGCCAGCACGCAGGACGGTCTGAACCCATCTCACACCGGCCTGGACGAGATCCATGCACACAAGACGGCCGATCTGTTGAACGTGCTGCAGTCTGCGGCGGGGGCACGTGCAAACCCACTGTGGCTGTTCACCACGACCGAGGGTTACACGAACGCCGGCCCATGGGCCGAGATTCGAGCATTCGTGTTCGCGCTACTACGGGGGGTGTTGGGAACGCAGGCCGACCACTTCCTGGCCTTGTTCTACGCCCTGGACAACGAAGACAAGTCCGCGAAGATTACGCAGGACGACGAGTTCGACGAATCGAAGTGGATCAAGGCGAACCCGCTGCTGGACGTCAATCCGCACCTGAAGGCGGCTATCCGAAAGGAGGCCGTCGAAGCCAAGCAGATGCCGTCCAAGCTGGCCGAGTTCCGCATCAAACGGTGCAACAGGCCAGCATCGACCGCCAGCGGTTGGGTTGATCTGACCAAGTGGGCCAAGTGCGGCGGTGCTGTCGACCTGGACTGGCTGGCAGGCTATCCATGCTGGGGCGGCCTGGACCTAGCCAGTACCACAGACATCGCCGCATTCCGTCTGTTGTGGCTTGTCGACGGCGTCTGGTACACGCACGGCTGGCGCTGGGTGCCGACCGAGGCGGTCAAGCAGCGCACCGAACGCGCCACTGTGCCGTATGCCGGGTGGGTGGAGGCTGGCTACCTGCTCCCGACCGAGGGTGACGTGACTGATTACTCAGTCATCGAGCGCGACATATTGGCCGCGGTGCAACGGTTCGACCCGCAGCAGATCGCGTACGACTCCTGGAACGCATCGGACCTGGTGAACCGTCTGGTGGCGGCGAGCGTCCCCATGGTGCAGTTTGTGCAGGGCACCAAGAGTTACCACCCTGCGATGCAGGCTCTCGAACTGGCCTATGTGGGCGGCAAGTTGGTTCATGGCGGGGATCCGGTGCTGACATGGTGCGCTTCGAACCTGGTGGCGCGTCGCGACGTGAATTTGTCCATGGCACCGGACAGAAAGCGTTCAGCGGACAAGATCGACGACATGGCGGCGCTGCTGATGGCCATGGGCCTGGCCGTAGCGACGGATGACGGCGAGGACCTCTCAGACTTCTTCAGGAATGCGGTGATCGGATGA
- a CDS encoding toprim domain-containing protein yields the protein MKTLEDFGIDLRGRSGVEVKTTCPKCSSSRKKKNYPCLSVNTDKGLWNCHHCGWGGSLGHGEERRPDAPKIYRKPEYVVNRTDLPQAVVDYFAGRGISQATLLRNCIGYGSQYFPQVEEERTCVMFPYLDGDEVINVKYRTGDKLFRLASGAKRVLYGLNDVDAVLIWVEGEMDKLSVEEGGFKNCVSVPDGAPTPDTKNYDSKFDFLDCAQLANVREHVIAVDDDAPGRRLQEELVRRLGRDKCLIVTWPEDCKDANDVLIKLGPEALQKCIEDAQPVPIEGTYSVTDFRSEILRRYDGEVRRGTPTGWQGMDGHYTVLEGEWTLVTGIPGHGKSEWLDALAVHLAQHHGWNFGVFSPENFPADYHSEKLMEKFIGKPFAAGPSERMDVAELDSAMDFLADHFTFMMPESPSLDALLEQASRLVTRKGIRGLIMDPWNEIEHGRAAGQTETDYISLALSKIRKFCWAHGVHTWVVAHPAKLYKDKESGDYPIPTPYDVSGSAHWRNKADNCITVYRHVKDEHKPVEIHIQKIRKKFVGRVGMVELHYDRVTGQYRDYAHFTRPPIYSMQNRGAA from the coding sequence GTGAAAACTCTCGAAGACTTCGGAATCGATCTGCGCGGCCGTTCGGGTGTCGAGGTCAAGACCACCTGCCCGAAATGCTCTTCCAGCCGGAAGAAGAAGAACTACCCCTGCCTGTCGGTCAACACGGACAAGGGCTTGTGGAACTGCCACCACTGCGGTTGGGGTGGATCGCTGGGGCATGGCGAAGAACGCCGTCCCGATGCGCCGAAGATCTACCGCAAGCCCGAGTACGTGGTGAACCGTACGGACTTGCCACAAGCGGTCGTGGACTACTTCGCCGGACGTGGCATCAGTCAGGCCACGCTGCTGCGCAACTGCATCGGCTACGGCTCGCAGTACTTCCCGCAGGTTGAGGAGGAGCGAACCTGCGTGATGTTCCCGTACCTGGACGGCGATGAGGTGATCAACGTCAAGTACCGCACCGGCGACAAGCTGTTTCGGCTTGCGTCGGGGGCGAAGCGTGTGCTGTACGGCTTGAATGACGTGGATGCGGTATTGATCTGGGTCGAAGGCGAGATGGACAAGCTGTCCGTGGAGGAGGGCGGTTTCAAAAACTGTGTCTCGGTGCCCGACGGCGCGCCTACCCCGGACACGAAGAACTACGACAGCAAGTTCGATTTTCTTGACTGTGCACAGCTCGCAAACGTCCGCGAACACGTCATCGCTGTGGACGACGACGCGCCGGGCCGGCGCCTTCAGGAAGAGCTGGTCCGCCGGCTCGGTAGGGATAAGTGCCTGATCGTGACCTGGCCGGAAGACTGCAAGGACGCAAACGATGTGCTTATCAAGCTTGGCCCCGAAGCCTTGCAGAAGTGCATCGAAGACGCGCAGCCGGTGCCGATCGAAGGCACCTACTCGGTGACGGACTTCCGTTCGGAAATCCTTCGTCGCTACGATGGTGAGGTACGTCGCGGAACCCCCACCGGGTGGCAGGGCATGGACGGGCATTACACCGTGCTAGAGGGCGAATGGACACTGGTGACCGGCATCCCTGGCCATGGCAAATCCGAATGGCTGGACGCGCTGGCGGTCCACTTGGCGCAGCATCACGGCTGGAACTTCGGTGTGTTCTCGCCTGAGAACTTCCCCGCGGACTATCACAGCGAAAAGCTGATGGAAAAGTTCATCGGCAAACCGTTCGCCGCAGGCCCGAGCGAGCGTATGGACGTGGCTGAGTTGGACAGCGCGATGGATTTCTTGGCTGATCACTTCACGTTCATGATGCCGGAATCGCCCAGCCTCGATGCCCTTCTGGAGCAGGCTAGTCGCTTGGTGACTCGCAAGGGCATCCGCGGGCTGATCATGGACCCGTGGAATGAGATCGAGCATGGGCGCGCGGCGGGGCAGACCGAGACGGACTACATCTCCCTGGCCCTGTCGAAGATCCGTAAATTCTGCTGGGCGCATGGCGTGCACACGTGGGTCGTTGCGCACCCGGCCAAGCTCTACAAGGACAAGGAGTCCGGCGATTACCCCATTCCCACACCTTACGACGTATCCGGCTCGGCACATTGGCGCAACAAGGCCGACAACTGCATAACGGTGTACCGGCACGTCAAGGACGAGCATAAGCCGGTGGAGATCCACATCCAGAAAATTCGCAAGAAGTTCGTAGGTCGAGTGGGGATGGTTGAGCTCCATTACGACCGCGTGACTGGGCAATACCGCGACTACGCGCACTTCACGCGGCCACCGATCTATTCCATGCAAAACCGGGGGGCCGCGTAA
- a CDS encoding HNH endonuclease, translating to MPTRPGKLKRVVSTARHEPEPPAYGQGRGGRPWRRLRDQIMERDGGLCQCESCRARLLPRVAHEVDHIDSSRDASGKLNDHPNNLRAMNRDCHAEKTQAEALRARGRKTGPATPDS from the coding sequence ATGCCCACCCGCCCCGGAAAATTGAAGCGTGTGGTGTCTACGGCGAGGCATGAGCCTGAGCCCCCCGCGTACGGTCAAGGCCGCGGCGGTCGGCCCTGGCGCCGGCTGCGTGATCAGATCATGGAGCGCGACGGCGGGCTGTGTCAGTGTGAGAGTTGTCGCGCGCGGTTGCTTCCGCGTGTGGCCCATGAGGTTGACCACATCGATAGTTCGCGGGACGCGTCGGGGAAGCTGAACGATCACCCGAACAACCTGCGGGCGATGAACCGAGACTGCCACGCCGAGAAGACCCAAGCCGAAGCCCTGCGCGCAAGGGGCCGGAAAACCGGCCCTGCCACCCCGGATTCGTGA
- a CDS encoding type II toxin-antitoxin system HicB family antitoxin codes for MLTYCYTLTPDTNGTNLIQYPDLPEGASVSEGEHDQQSSATEGLEAVLQMYIDARRPIPLPEAVGDGSITLGALPTAKVLLSNEMVRQGVRKTELARRLGIHNPQVDRLLDLSHSSKLEAIEAAFHELGRHLDISLV; via the coding sequence ATGTTGACCTACTGCTACACCCTGACGCCGGACACTAACGGCACGAACCTGATTCAGTACCCGGATCTGCCGGAAGGCGCATCCGTAAGTGAAGGCGAGCACGATCAGCAATCCAGCGCTACAGAAGGACTTGAAGCCGTGCTTCAGATGTATATCGACGCGCGCCGCCCAATCCCCCTGCCTGAAGCAGTAGGAGACGGCAGCATAACGCTGGGTGCCCTGCCTACGGCAAAGGTTCTGCTCTCTAACGAAATGGTCCGTCAGGGCGTTCGTAAGACCGAACTGGCGCGCCGCCTGGGTATCCACAACCCGCAAGTGGATCGCTTGCTGGACCTATCGCACAGTTCAAAACTGGAGGCCATTGAGGCTGCGTTTCATGAACTTGGGCGTCACCTCGACATTTCGCTGGTATAG
- a CDS encoding head maturation protease, ClpP-related, which produces MSKKNLPAAPAGRPCAAVSSYMSPRALERWDAGVRAAVEDEAERTISVYDVIGYDWWTGEGVTVKRIAGALRSMGAGPVTVNVNSPGGDMFEGLAIYNLLREHQGEVTVKVLGLAASAASIIAMAGDTVQIARAGFLMIHNCWVMAQGNRHDLREFADTMEPFDAAMADIYVARSGQDLAYVQRQMDGETWIGGSQAIDQGYADELLSSDQVGKGTSGTSASAVRRIESAMRAAGLPRSEAQRLISEFKSSLSDSAGSGVRDAAGRGTGHPAALNTTADLAASLATILN; this is translated from the coding sequence ATGAGCAAAAAGAACCTGCCGGCGGCGCCGGCTGGTCGCCCGTGCGCGGCCGTGTCGTCCTACATGTCACCGCGTGCCCTGGAACGCTGGGACGCGGGCGTACGTGCTGCTGTAGAGGACGAAGCGGAGCGGACCATCAGCGTCTACGACGTGATCGGATACGACTGGTGGACCGGCGAAGGGGTGACCGTCAAGCGCATCGCTGGCGCCCTGCGCAGCATGGGCGCGGGCCCGGTGACGGTCAACGTCAATAGCCCCGGTGGCGATATGTTCGAAGGTCTGGCCATCTACAACCTGCTGCGCGAGCATCAGGGGGAGGTGACCGTCAAGGTGCTGGGTTTGGCAGCCAGTGCCGCCTCCATCATTGCCATGGCAGGTGACACGGTGCAGATCGCGCGCGCCGGCTTCCTGATGATTCACAATTGCTGGGTGATGGCCCAGGGCAATCGCCATGACCTGCGCGAGTTCGCAGACACAATGGAACCCTTCGATGCTGCTATGGCTGACATCTACGTCGCGCGTAGCGGCCAGGATCTGGCCTACGTTCAACGCCAGATGGACGGCGAAACGTGGATAGGCGGCAGTCAGGCGATCGACCAAGGCTATGCCGACGAGCTTCTGTCGTCCGACCAGGTTGGCAAGGGCACCAGCGGCACCTCGGCCAGCGCCGTGCGCCGAATCGAATCGGCAATGCGGGCAGCAGGCCTGCCGCGCAGCGAGGCCCAGCGCCTGATCTCTGAATTCAAGTCCAGCCTGAGCGATTCGGCTGGCAGCGGTGTGCGTGATGCCGCCGGACGCGGCACGGGTCACCCGGCTGCTCTTAATACCACGGCCGATCTGGCCGCATCCCTCGCAACCATCCTGAATTAA
- a CDS encoding phage portal protein, producing the protein MKQKAKVGRLRAAVLGWLGAPFGLTDADAWSRLGVSSSAGVNVNDRNVLQLSAVWACARLISETMGTLPLGMHERTSAGKRPAPQHPLHFIIGTQPNFDTISSVFWESVVTAMLLRGNARCEKLMVGDRVVGLNFLYPPRLTFSRKGDGTKEYRYTENGRQRIIPTSRIWTIPGWSLDGQTGASVIQYGAQVFGSALATDEAAAGVFKRGLMPTTWFKYPRIMKENQREEAREMIEGRLSGAVNAGRPAILEADMEVGTLGINPIDAQLLQSRGFSIEEICRWFRVPPWMVGHTEKSTSWGAGIEQQMIGFLVFTLGPWLKRIEQSIVKDLLTPAERLRYYPKFAVEGLLRADSAARASFYSVMVNNGILTRDEVRELEDRAPMGGNAAVLTVQTALAPLDSLGSNTADQQARNAMANWLKDMMASTADT; encoded by the coding sequence ATGAAACAGAAAGCGAAGGTCGGCCGGCTACGCGCCGCGGTGCTGGGTTGGCTGGGAGCGCCGTTCGGTCTCACCGATGCGGATGCATGGTCACGGCTCGGTGTCAGCAGCTCAGCGGGCGTAAACGTCAATGATCGAAACGTCTTGCAGCTATCTGCTGTATGGGCGTGTGCTCGGTTGATTTCGGAGACCATGGGCACGTTGCCGCTTGGCATGCATGAGCGTACCAGCGCTGGCAAACGGCCAGCCCCACAACATCCCCTGCACTTCATCATCGGCACTCAGCCAAATTTCGACACCATCTCATCGGTATTCTGGGAGTCGGTGGTGACAGCGATGCTGCTGCGAGGTAATGCGCGCTGCGAGAAACTCATGGTTGGCGACCGAGTAGTGGGGCTGAATTTTCTGTACCCGCCGCGCCTGACGTTCTCGCGTAAAGGCGATGGCACCAAGGAGTACCGGTACACAGAAAACGGGCGGCAGCGCATTATTCCGACCTCGCGGATCTGGACGATTCCGGGGTGGTCGCTGGACGGTCAAACCGGCGCCTCGGTCATCCAGTACGGCGCGCAGGTGTTTGGCTCTGCGTTGGCTACCGACGAGGCCGCAGCCGGCGTGTTCAAGCGCGGGTTGATGCCTACTACGTGGTTCAAGTACCCAAGGATCATGAAGGAGAACCAGCGCGAAGAAGCCCGGGAAATGATCGAAGGACGGCTTTCTGGCGCGGTCAATGCGGGCCGTCCGGCCATTTTGGAAGCCGATATGGAAGTCGGCACGCTGGGCATCAATCCGATCGATGCGCAACTTCTGCAATCGCGCGGCTTCAGCATCGAAGAGATTTGCCGCTGGTTCCGTGTTCCGCCCTGGATGGTTGGTCACACAGAAAAGTCCACCAGCTGGGGCGCGGGCATCGAGCAACAAATGATCGGGTTCCTGGTGTTCACCCTGGGACCGTGGCTCAAGCGCATTGAGCAAAGCATCGTTAAGGACCTGCTTACCCCTGCCGAGCGACTGCGGTATTACCCGAAATTCGCTGTTGAGGGGCTGCTGCGGGCCGACAGCGCCGCACGTGCATCCTTCTATTCGGTCATGGTCAACAACGGCATCCTGACGCGCGACGAAGTGCGAGAGCTAGAAGACCGGGCGCCGATGGGCGGGAATGCGGCGGTGCTTACCGTGCAGACGGCGCTTGCACCGCTGGACAGCCTTGGCAGCAACACTGCGGACCAGCAGGCCCGCAACGCGATGGCCAACTGGCTGAAAGACATGATGGCCTCGACGGCCGACACCTGA